DNA from Halogeometricum sp. S1BR25-6:
GCCGTCCGTCTCCCGGTTCGCGTCGCTCTCGCCGCGTCGTATCGAGAGCTGTTCGATTCGGGCGTCTTCGGTCGCCTCGACGCGGAGGAGACAGCCGTCCTGTTCGACTTCGTCGCCGACCTCGGGTACGTGCCCGAGGTGACTGAAGACGAACCCGCCGATGGTCTCGACGTCGTCGCTCTCGAAGGCGGTGTTCAGCCGGTCGTTCACGTGCTGGACCGGAACGCCGCCGTCGACGACGTACACCCCCTCCGAGCGCTGCTCGATGGACGGTTCGTCGGTCGGCGCGTCGAACTCGTCTCGGATGTCGCCGACGATCTCCTCGAGGACGTCCTCGATGGTGACGATGCCCTCGAAGACCCCCCACTCGTCGATGACGACCGCCATCTGACCCTCCCCGCGCGCCTGGAAGTCGGTGAGAATCTCGTCGATGCGGCGCGTCTCCGGCACCGCGAGCACCTCCCGGGCGAGGTCGCCGGCGGTCAGCGACTCGTCGGCCTCCTGTTCGTCCGCCCTGAGGAGGTCTTTCACGTGGACGAAGCCGACGACCTGGTCGCCGTCGTCCTCCAAGACGAGATAGCGGGTGAAGCGTCCGCGGGCGGCCACGGTTCGGAGTTCCGCCAGCGGCATGGACGCCCGAATCGTCTCCACGTCGGGTCGCGGCACCATGATTTCGCGGGCGACGGTGTCGCCGAGTTCGAAGACGCTCTCTATCATCTCGACCTCTTCGAGGTCGATGCGGCCCGTCTCCTCCGAGCGGGCGAGGATCATCCGAATCTCCTCTTCGGAGTGCGTCTCCTCGCCCTCCGAGGCGGGGGAGACGCCGAACAACCGGGTGAACTGGTTGGCCGTGCCGTTGAACACGATGATACCCGGCATGAAGACGTAGTAGAAGAACTTCATCAGCGGCGCGACGAGCAGCGAGATGCGCGTCGCCTCCTGGATGGCGAACGTCTTCGGGGCGAGTTCGCCGAAGACGACGTGCAGGAAGGTGATGAATCCGAACCCGAGGGCGAACGCGACGAGATGGACCGACCCCTCGGGGAGGTAGCTCCCAAGGATGGGTTCGATGAGCGCCGCCACGGCCGGTTCGCCGACCCAGCCGAGACCGAGCGAGGAGAGCGTGATACCCAGTTGGCTCACCGCGAGGTAGCCGTCGAGGTTGTCGAGGGCGTCTCGGACGAGGGACGCACCCGCTTTCCCCTGGTCGGCCAGCGCGTCGATCTGCGTCGGGCGGACTTTGACGAGTGCGAACTCCGCCGCGACGAACACGCCGTTCATGACCACGAGAAACAGCGCGAGAACGACGCCGCCGACGGACAGGAGGTCTACCATGTGCTCGTCGGTACGGTTGGGCCACTTATGCCTCTTCTCAACGAGGCGTCCCGCGGTTCGCCGGACGACCCCGACATGGATAATAGTTAACACACTGGTTGACGTATGGTATCATATGTCGTATCAGAGCGGGATCGGTACCACGACGCTGGACAGCCTTCGCGAGCGTTACAACGAGACCCGCATGCGCTGTACGGCGTGCGGATATCACGACGCCGACGGGAAATGGACGGCGGCGACGACGGGCGGCGAGATATCGTACGAGCACGTCTGTCCGAGTTGCGGCCACGTCGACGAGGTAGTCATCAAGCGGAAGGGGGCCGACGAGTAGGGTATCAAGCGAACAGGAAGATGAGGACGCTCACGGCCATCGCCGCGAGAATTATCGAGGCGGCGAACGCGCCGCCCATGGCGACGACGGCGTTGGCGTGACTGGCGAGCGTCTCCGTCCGGTCGTTACCGAAGACGGTCACCTCGGCGCGTTCGACGGCCATCCCCGCCTCGACGGGTTCGACGTCCGCGAGGGCCTCTCGGGTGAGCGCGACGATTCGTTCCCGGAGTTCCGTCGTATCGAGCGCCGCGCCGACCTGGTTGTCGGCCTTTACCGTGTTGACGATGTGAGTGTCCGTCGTCATCGCCTCGGCGACGTCGACGAGGGCGTCGCTTCCGTTCCCGTCCGCCTCGGTGAGATCCGAGACGATGGCGTCGCGGAGACCCGGTTCCATGTTGTTACCGTCGACGAGGACGTACGCCGTCGCCTGCCCGTCCACCGCGGTGACGGCGACGCGGATTCCGAGGGGTCCGATTCCCTCCGCCGGCGTCCACGGCGTCTCCTCCCAGGCGACGCCCATCGAGAGGTCGCCGCGCGGTGCGCCCGCCAGCGCCTCGCCCGCGCGGCCGGCGGCGGTTATCATGTCGAACGAGCGCTTCGACCCCGGCGTGACGTGCCCTAAATCGGGACCGCTGAGACCGTCGTTGCTGTTGTGGGCGTCCACGAGGAGCACGTCGTCCAGTCCGGTCGTGCGCGCCTCCGCCGCCGCCGAGAGGCCGACGGCGTACTCCACGTCGTCGGCGAACGCGGGCGCGTACGTGGAGACGAGGACGGCGTCGTCGCCGAACGCCTGCCCGAGCATCTTCGCCTCGCCGGAATCGGTGTTGACGCTCCGCGTCGCCTCGGTTCCGTACTCGATTCGGTCGTGGGCGGCGTCGGCCGCTTCGAGGATGGTGTCCACCTCGCGTTCGGTGACGAGGTTGAAGTCGTGCCCGGCGGTGGCGTGCGGGGGGAACGCCAGCCCCTCAGAGCGGGTGGCGACGCGTTCGGGAAAGTTACCGCCGCCGATTTCCCCCATCGGTCCGGGGTGGATCATCGGCAGGATGAACCGCGCTTTCTCCTCGGCGGCCGTTCGGAACGAGAGCACGGTGACGGGGACGATGGCCTCCTCGCCGAGTTGCTCGAAGAACTCCTCCAGTTCGCGGGAACCCTCGGCGATGTGGCCGATGAACCCGCGGAGGAAATCCAGCATCGAGACGCCGAGGCTCCGGCGCCACGGCCGGTCGACGACGGCGACGAAGACGTAGACGCCGAAGGCGTAGACGGCGCAGGTGAGGCCGAGTAGGAGGAAGTGGTTCGGCCCGATGTACGACAGCGCCGCCGGCGCGTGGTCGGCCCGCGAGAGGTACGGGAGCAGGTAGGCGTCGAGGATAGGCCCGCCCACCGAGAGGAAGGTGAGCGTGCCGCTGTAGATGAACAGGAGCACCGCCGCCGCCGCCGTCTGGAGACTCGCCGGCACCGCCGCGACGAGCAGCGACGACCGGGAGACGGCCATGACGACGAGGAGGCGGAAGGCGAACGTGGAGGCGAGGGCGACGACGAGGGCGTCGAAGACGAACCGCTGGCCGAGGCCCGTGAACACCGAGACGGTGGCCGCCGCCGTGACGATGGTGACGATGAGTATCTCACAGACCAACGCGAGCAGCGACGACCGGTTCGGGGTGAGCGTCCCGCCGACGAGTCTGTCGACGCCGGAGGTGCCGAACGCCGCGATGACGGTGGGGACGCCGATGAAGAAGATGCCCTGCCAGGCGTCCTTGCCGAGGAAGAACAGCCCGCGCCACGTCCGCATCGACTCGCCGGAGTCGAACGCGGCGACGCCGGCCATGGCGGCGATGAGGAGGGCGAACGCCAGGCTGGTGTACCAACTGGGGGCGCGGAAGATGTATCGCGACAATCCCGCCAGGTCGCTTTGAGTGGCAGTCATCGTGTAGAGAGAATCCGGAGGCGCTCGTGGGCGCCGGGGTCAGGACTCGCAGACGGCGCGGAAGTTCTCGAAGACGGCCTCGCCCTCCTCGGTGTGTGCGACCTCCGGGTGCCACTGGACGCCGTACAGGTCGCGGTCGGCGTCGCTCATCGCCTCGATGTCGCAGACGTCGGAGGTGGCCGTGTGGGTGAACCCCGTCGGCACCTCTTTCACCTCGTCGGCGTGACTCGCCCAGACGCGCGTCTCGGGGGCGAGCGACCCGACGAGCGGGTCGTCTTCGTCCAAGATGTCGACGGTCACGTCGGCGTAGCCGCCGTAGTCGCCGCCGCCGACGCGGCCGTCGAGTTCGGCGGCGATGATCTGCATCCCCAGACAGATGCCGAGCACCGGCACGTCGAGGTCGAGATAGTCGGGGCAGTTGCCGATGCGGTCCATGTCCGGGCCGCCCGAGAGCACGATGCCGTCGGCGTCTATCTCCTCGGCCGGGGTGTCGTTGTCGACGAGTTCGGTGTCGACTCCCAGGTCCCGGAGCGCCCGGTGTTCGAGGTGCGTGAACTGCCCGTGGTTGTCGATGACGACGATGCGGGTCATCAGTTGAAGGGAGGTATTCGGTTGGCGGGCAAAAAGCGTCCGGAACGCGGCGCGGACGCCGAACCCGCCGACGGCACGGGAACTCAAGTCGGTCGGTCCCCTTCGGGGAGACGTGGACTCTCCGCGCACGCGCCCCCGCGTCCGCCCGGCCGTCCGAGCGGTCGTCGGTCTCGCCCTCGCCCTTCTCGTTCTCGCCGTCTTCGTCTGGCTGACGGGCGGACGGACCGTCCTCCGCGCCCTCGCGCGGGCGGACCCCGGCGTGGCCGCCGTCGCCGCCCTCGGGGGCGTCCTCGCCATCTCGCTGTGGGGTGAGTCGCTCCGGCGGGCGTTCGGACGGACGCACCCCGTCGGCGGCCTCCGCTACCGGTTGGCGTATCTCTCCGGCGACTTCGCCCGGCAGGTGCTCCCGATGGGTCGGTTGAGCGGGTCGGCCATCATCGGCTACGCCGTCTCCAGACCGTTCGACATCCAGTACGAGGAGGCGTTGGCGGCGGTCACGGTCACCGACCTCCTGAACCTCCTGTCTGCGGTGACGGTGTCGGCGGTGGGGTTGTCGCTGCTCTTCGAGTCGGCGACGGGCGACGTGCGGTTGTTCCTGACGGGCCTCGCCGGCGCCCTCGCCGTCGTCGCCGCCGCCGTCTTCCTTGTCGCGCGCCGGCGCGACCTGCTCGAACGCGTCGTCGTCGCCGTCGCCGCCGCCGGTCACCGACTCGCCGTCCGATTCGGCGTCTCGACGCTCGAACGCCACCTCGACCCCGACTCGGTCGAACGGCGCGTCGAGAGCTACTTCCGAACGCTGGACGCGGTGGCGGACGACCGGCGGCGCGTCGCCCTCGTCGCCGCCTTCGCCGCGCTCGGGTGGGTGTCGTTCGCCGCCACCCTCGCCGGCGCCGGGGTCGCGCTCGGCGTCTCAGTTCCGTTCGCCGCCGCCCTGTTCGTCGCGCCCGCGTCGGGTCTCGTCGGGTGGTCGCCGCTGCCGGGCGGGTCCGGCGGCGTCGAAGTCGCCGTGACCACGGGTCTGGTCGCCGCGGCGGGCGTCCCCGTCAGCGCCGCCGCCGCAGTCGCCCTGCTCTACCGCGTGTGTAGCTACTGGTCGGTCGTCTGCGTCGACGCGGCCGCGACGGGGCTGCTCGCCGTGTTGTACGCGGAGTGAGCGCCGGACGGTCAGCCGTCCTCGGACGGGCCGTACCGCTCGGCCGCCGAACTGAACCCGTACTCGTCGACCTCGCGGGACCGGCGCTCCTCGCGCGCGGCGAACGCTTCGGGGTCCGGCGAGGCGTCGTCGTCGACGCGGGCGAACGATTTGTGCACCTTCGTGTGACACCATCGGCAGAGCGCGACCGTCACCTCGTGGGAGGGGTCGGCGCCGGCGCTCGCGCCTCCGTCGTCCCCGTCTCCGGACCCCCCGTACGAGAGGTGGTGCTCTTCGAGGAGGGGGCGCGCGCCCGTCTCGTGGGCCATGCGAACCTCTTCGAGGCCGCACCGGACGCACTCGCGGCCGTCGGTGGTCGAGCGGTAGTGCGGGCAGTCGCGGAACTCACATTCCTCGTCGGCGGCGACGCAGGCATAGTCGTCGGCGCGCCGGGCGGCCGCGAACGAGGGGTCGTCGCCGGCCCGGTCGAGGGCGAATCGACACCGGCCGTCGCCCGTGAGGTGGTCGCAGACGCCCGCGTGGTCGTACGGGTCGTCCACGCCGACGGGCGTCCCCGTGGGCGTCTTCTCCATAGCGGTCGGTGGGCGTCGACCGTCTTCAATGCGGGGTCCGGAACCGACCGCTCGTGGCGGAACCCCCGACGACCGAGCGTTCGAATCGCCGTTACGCCGTCACCGCCCGTCGGGAGGGGGCGGGCGGTTCTCGCCGGCGAGATTCGGCGCGAGAGATTTATGTATCCGCTGGATGACACCCCGGTCGTGCACGTCGAACACCGTCGGAACGGAACGCCCCGAACCCTCGCCAGCGACGTGGAAGTCGCGGACAGTTTCCTCTCGAAGTCGCGCGGGCTGATGTTCCGCCGGAGGGTTCCCGACGACTACGCCCTCGTCTTCGAGTTCGACAGTCCCGACAGGCGGAGCCTCCACATGGTGTTCGTTCCCTTCCCTATCGACGCCCTGTGGCTGGTCGGCGAGGAGGTGACGAAGAAGAAGCGCCTGCGCGGGTGGGTCGGTATCGGGTTCGGACTCGCCGACCGAATCGTCGAACTGCCGGCCGGGGCCGCCGAGGACGTCGAACGCGGCGACACCGTCCGCCTCGTCGAGTGACGGGAGCGCGTCGTTGGGGGCGGAACCGAACGGCGAAAACTGTCGGGAGGCGCTTGTTTAAGTACGTCGACGGTAACGAAGCGTGTGAGCACATGACTCGTGGTCGATTTATTCGGGGGTAACCCCACAACACCCCTCGCATCCGTTCTGGATTCTGACGACACGGTACAGCTCTTAGATACGACGCTGCGCGACGGCGAGCAGGCGCCGGGCATCTCGCTGTCCCCCGAGGAAAAGGCGGACATCGCCCGCGCGCTCGACCGGGCGAACGTCCCGTTCATCGAGGCGGGCAGCGCCTGCACCGGCGAAGGCGAGCGCGAGACCATCAGGCGGGTCACGGACCTCGGTCTCGACGCGACGATAACCAGTTTCGCCCGCGGCGTGCAGAAGGACGTCGACCTCGCCCTCGACTGCGACGTGGACGGCGTCACCATCGTCGTTCCCGCCAGCGACCGCCACGTCGAGGACAAGGTCGGTACGACCCGCGACGGCGTCGTCGAGACGACCGGCGACCTCGTCGCCTACGCGAAGGACCACGGCCTCTGGGTCGAGGTCATCGGCGAGGACGGCTCCCGCGCGGACCTCGATTTCCTCGTCGACATCGCGGAGTCGGCCTTGGACGCCGGCGCCGACCGGACGTGCTACGCCGACACCGTCGGGCACGCCAGCCCCGAGACGACGTACGAGTACGTCTCGGCGCTCGCGGAACTCGGCCCGGTGTCAACGCACACTCACGACGACCTCGGACTGGCGATGACGAACGTCTACGCCAGCCTCGCCGCCGGGGCCGACATGGTCCACGGCACGGTCAACGGCATCGGCGAACGCGCCGGCAACGTCGCTCTCGAAGAGGTGGCCATCGCGCTGTCGCACTGCTACGGCGTCGAGACGGCCAAACTCGACGAACTCTACCCGCTCGCGCAGAAGGTCGCCCGCTCGACGGGCGTTCCGCTGCCGCCGAACAAGGCGGTCGTCGGCGAGAACGCTTTCACGCACGAGAGCGGCATCCACACCGACGGGACGCTGAAGGACGACGCGATGTACGAGCCGTATCCGCCGGAGACGGTGGGTCGGGAGCGCCGCCTCGTCCTCGGCAAGCACGCCGGCCGCGCCGGTGTCGCCGCCGCCCTCGACGAACACGACGTGGACGTGAGCGACGAGGACCTCGCGGCCGTCGTTCAGCGCGTGAAGACGCTGGGCGACCGGGGCAAGCGCGTCACGGACGCCGACCTCCTCGCCATCGCGGAAGACGTGCAGGGCAGAGACCGGAACCGACGGGTCGAACTGCTCGACCTCACGGCCGCCTCCGGCGGCGGCACGCCGACGGCGTCGGTCCGCCTCCGCGTCGACGACGACGAACGCGTGGCGTCGGGTACCGGGAGCGGACCGGTCGACGCCGCGGTCAAAGCCGTCCGCTCGGCGCTCGGTCCGGACGCCGACGCGCAGTTGGACTCCTACCACGTCGACGCCATCACCGGCGGCACGGACGCCGTCGTCACCGTCGAGGTGGAGATGTCCTACGGCGACCGCTCTGTCACCGTGGCGACCAGCGACTCCGACATTACGCGGTGCAGCGTCGAGGCGATGGTCGAGGCGCTCGACCGACTGCTCGTCGCCGCCGACGACGCCGACGGAACCGCCGAGTCGCCGCCGCGCGCGGACGACTGAACCCGCACCCTTCGTTCTTACCGACGCTCGTCCGCGAGGAGATACGTCGCTCCCGGACGGCGCTGAAAGCGCACGTCTGCGTCGCCGTCGAAGCGCCTCGCGGCGTAATTGAGGACCTGCGTCGTCCGGTGGTCGGTGACCTCGATTCGGTGCGTTCGCTCCCTGCCGTCCGTCGGTCGCTCCGCGGCGAGCGCGTTCATGTCCTAACGTTCACGAGAACGGATAAGTAAGCGAGCCTAGCGGGGCGAAAGTGAAGTCGGGGGACCGCGTCCGGGTGGTGTCGAGGCGGCGTCGAACGACTGTCCGCGGAGGGGAATTCTCAGCCGGCGATAGTCTTCGATACCCACCCAGTCGCACCGCTCGGGTACGGTCCCTCCTCCTCGCGCGGTTGGAGCGCTCCGGTGCCGTCGGTGGCGCGGACGACGACGGTGTGTCGGACGCCGGGGTTCTCGTAGGTGTACTCCCACTGTCGCCAGGCGTCCTCGGCCGCGTCGCCCTCCTCGTCGGTGCCGGCGGGAAGCGGATCCGACAGCGTCGCGTCGCTCCACGTCTCGCCGCCGTCGGTGGAGACTTCCACGCGGTCGATGCCGCGCACGCCGGCGTAGGCGTGACCCGCGACCTGAATCTCGCCGTCGCGCCGGTTCGTGGCGTGGAGTTTGGCGACGGTGTTCACCGGGCCGGTGCCGTGCCAGCCGCGCTTCTCCCAGAAGCCCTTTTCGGCGTTTTCCAGCACTTCTATCTCGGTTATCCACTTGGTGTTGACCTCGCCCCAGTGGCCGGGAATGAGCGCCCGCACGGGGTGGCCGTGCGCCCGCGGGAGCGCCTCGCCGCCCTTCCCGTAGGCGAGAAAGCCTGTCTCCATGGCGTCGAGCGGAAAGCCCACGAAGTAGTCGTCCGCCGCGCGGAGCATCACGTAGTCGCCCTGCGGGTTCGCCCGCTCTAAGATTTGAGAGACGGGGACGCCCGTCCAGAGGTCGGTGTCCATCAGCTTCGCGTTTATCTTGTCGCTGACGCAGCGCAGCGTGACGAACCGCTGTTCGGCGCCCATCCCGCGCAGGTCCTCGTAGGCGAGCGTCAGTTCCTCTTCGACGGCGCCGGTGACCGATAGCGACCACTCGTCGGCGCTCACCTTCGGGTCGACGTTCCCGATGTCGACGGTGTAGAAGTCGTCGCCGCTGACGAGGCTCTCCAGTCCCTCGACGTCGAGCGCGCGGTTCTCGGCTGCTTCTAAGTAGCGCGCCGTGACCTCCGGGTCGCCGAAGCGCGCGTCCGCCTCGCCCTCGCTCGCGTCCGAATCCGCGTCCGCGGCGTCCGCTCCGCCGCTGCCGCCGTCGTTCGCGCCGCCCGCCTCGACGGCGGCGCTCGGACCGCTCGCTCCGTCGGCGTCCGCGGGCGCGGGCGACCGACCGAGGAGGAATCCGACGGCGCCGACGCCGACGGCGGTACCGACGCCGCCGAGCAGTTGTCTCCGCCGCACCGCGTCGGCGCCGCCGGACGGGGCACCGGTCGACGCGGCGGCGAGTCCGGCGCCGGCGACGACGAGTGCGCCGCCGACGCCCGCGCCGAGTGAGAGCACCGGCGCGCCCGTGAGCAGCGCGGTGACCCCCCACGCGAACAGGCCCGTCAGACCGACCGACGCGAGCGCGGAGTCGAGGCGCCGTCCGACGGCGAGACCCGCCAGCGCCGCGCCGGACAGGAGCGCCGCGGCGAGGCCGAACGCCATCGTCAAGTTGAGCAACTGTCCGAAGTGGTCGATGCCGGCGAACGTCCCGAGGGTGGTTATCGCGAACCGGAGCACCGCGTCGGGCACCGTCCGCGTGAGGAACGCCTCAACCGGCGCGACGACGAACGACGGGGTGAACCCGGCGGCGGCGTACGACCCGGCGACGGCGGCGATTCCCGCGAACAGAGCGACGAGGAGCGTCGGTCCGCGACGCCACTCGAAACGGTTCCGTGCCATATCGGAAGGAGGGACGCGAGCGGGATGTACCTTCTTCAGATTCTCTCCCAAATTCTGGTCGGGTTCGTGATATTTCGGCGCGCAACGGGTCGCGACGGCGTGAGACGTTCGCCGAGTTCGAACGAGAGGGACGAATCACCGGACTGTTCCTGATTTCTGAACAACACTTACGCTCCGGAACCCCGATGCGAACCTATGACACTCGCGGATTCGATACCGGGCATGCGCGCGGGTTCGACGGCCAGAAACGCCGTCGTGGGGGTCGTCTATCTGGTCCTATCGCCGCTGCTGGTCGGGTTTTTCCCGGTGACGGTCGGAGTCGCCGTCGGCGCGAACGTCGGCGGGACCGCGGACAAACTCTCGGCGCTTCCGGGTATCGGCGGTCG
Protein-coding regions in this window:
- a CDS encoding DUF192 domain-containing protein; the protein is MYPLDDTPVVHVEHRRNGTPRTLASDVEVADSFLSKSRGLMFRRRVPDDYALVFEFDSPDRRSLHMVFVPFPIDALWLVGEEVTKKKRLRGWVGIGFGLADRIVELPAGAAEDVERGDTVRLVE
- a CDS encoding molybdopterin-dependent oxidoreductase; protein product: MARNRFEWRRGPTLLVALFAGIAAVAGSYAAAGFTPSFVVAPVEAFLTRTVPDAVLRFAITTLGTFAGIDHFGQLLNLTMAFGLAAALLSGAALAGLAVGRRLDSALASVGLTGLFAWGVTALLTGAPVLSLGAGVGGALVVAGAGLAAASTGAPSGGADAVRRRQLLGGVGTAVGVGAVGFLLGRSPAPADADGASGPSAAVEAGGANDGGSGGADAADADSDASEGEADARFGDPEVTARYLEAAENRALDVEGLESLVSGDDFYTVDIGNVDPKVSADEWSLSVTGAVEEELTLAYEDLRGMGAEQRFVTLRCVSDKINAKLMDTDLWTGVPVSQILERANPQGDYVMLRAADDYFVGFPLDAMETGFLAYGKGGEALPRAHGHPVRALIPGHWGEVNTKWITEIEVLENAEKGFWEKRGWHGTGPVNTVAKLHATNRRDGEIQVAGHAYAGVRGIDRVEVSTDGGETWSDATLSDPLPAGTDEEGDAAEDAWRQWEYTYENPGVRHTVVVRATDGTGALQPREEEGPYPSGATGWVSKTIAG
- a CDS encoding DUF2070 family protein is translated as MTATQSDLAGLSRYIFRAPSWYTSLAFALLIAAMAGVAAFDSGESMRTWRGLFFLGKDAWQGIFFIGVPTVIAAFGTSGVDRLVGGTLTPNRSSLLALVCEILIVTIVTAAATVSVFTGLGQRFVFDALVVALASTFAFRLLVVMAVSRSSLLVAAVPASLQTAAAAVLLFIYSGTLTFLSVGGPILDAYLLPYLSRADHAPAALSYIGPNHFLLLGLTCAVYAFGVYVFVAVVDRPWRRSLGVSMLDFLRGFIGHIAEGSRELEEFFEQLGEEAIVPVTVLSFRTAAEEKARFILPMIHPGPMGEIGGGNFPERVATRSEGLAFPPHATAGHDFNLVTEREVDTILEAADAAHDRIEYGTEATRSVNTDSGEAKMLGQAFGDDAVLVSTYAPAFADDVEYAVGLSAAAEARTTGLDDVLLVDAHNSNDGLSGPDLGHVTPGSKRSFDMITAAGRAGEALAGAPRGDLSMGVAWEETPWTPAEGIGPLGIRVAVTAVDGQATAYVLVDGNNMEPGLRDAIVSDLTEADGNGSDALVDVAEAMTTDTHIVNTVKADNQVGAALDTTELRERIVALTREALADVEPVEAGMAVERAEVTVFGNDRTETLASHANAVVAMGGAFAASIILAAMAVSVLIFLFA
- a CDS encoding lysylphosphatidylglycerol synthase transmembrane domain-containing protein, which encodes MDSPRTRPRVRPAVRAVVGLALALLVLAVFVWLTGGRTVLRALARADPGVAAVAALGGVLAISLWGESLRRAFGRTHPVGGLRYRLAYLSGDFARQVLPMGRLSGSAIIGYAVSRPFDIQYEEALAAVTVTDLLNLLSAVTVSAVGLSLLFESATGDVRLFLTGLAGALAVVAAAVFLVARRRDLLERVVVAVAAAGHRLAVRFGVSTLERHLDPDSVERRVESYFRTLDAVADDRRRVALVAAFAALGWVSFAATLAGAGVALGVSVPFAAALFVAPASGLVGWSPLPGGSGGVEVAVTTGLVAAAGVPVSAAAAVALLYRVCSYWSVVCVDAAATGLLAVLYAE
- a CDS encoding (R)-citramalate synthase; amino-acid sequence: MVDLFGGNPTTPLASVLDSDDTVQLLDTTLRDGEQAPGISLSPEEKADIARALDRANVPFIEAGSACTGEGERETIRRVTDLGLDATITSFARGVQKDVDLALDCDVDGVTIVVPASDRHVEDKVGTTRDGVVETTGDLVAYAKDHGLWVEVIGEDGSRADLDFLVDIAESALDAGADRTCYADTVGHASPETTYEYVSALAELGPVSTHTHDDLGLAMTNVYASLAAGADMVHGTVNGIGERAGNVALEEVAIALSHCYGVETAKLDELYPLAQKVARSTGVPLPPNKAVVGENAFTHESGIHTDGTLKDDAMYEPYPPETVGRERRLVLGKHAGRAGVAAALDEHDVDVSDEDLAAVVQRVKTLGDRGKRVTDADLLAIAEDVQGRDRNRRVELLDLTAASGGGTPTASVRLRVDDDERVASGTGSGPVDAAVKAVRSALGPDADAQLDSYHVDAITGGTDAVVTVEVEMSYGDRSVTVATSDSDITRCSVEAMVEALDRLLVAADDADGTAESPPRADD
- a CDS encoding HVO_0649 family zinc finger protein; this translates as MSYQSGIGTTTLDSLRERYNETRMRCTACGYHDADGKWTAATTGGEISYEHVCPSCGHVDEVVIKRKGADE
- a CDS encoding GMP synthase subunit A; its protein translation is MTRIVVIDNHGQFTHLEHRALRDLGVDTELVDNDTPAEEIDADGIVLSGGPDMDRIGNCPDYLDLDVPVLGICLGMQIIAAELDGRVGGGDYGGYADVTVDILDEDDPLVGSLAPETRVWASHADEVKEVPTGFTHTATSDVCDIEAMSDADRDLYGVQWHPEVAHTEEGEAVFENFRAVCES
- a CDS encoding DUF7097 family protein codes for the protein MEKTPTGTPVGVDDPYDHAGVCDHLTGDGRCRFALDRAGDDPSFAAARRADDYACVAADEECEFRDCPHYRSTTDGRECVRCGLEEVRMAHETGARPLLEEHHLSYGGSGDGDDGGASAGADPSHEVTVALCRWCHTKVHKSFARVDDDASPDPEAFAAREERRSREVDEYGFSSAAERYGPSEDG
- a CDS encoding hemolysin family protein; its protein translation is MVDLLSVGGVVLALFLVVMNGVFVAAEFALVKVRPTQIDALADQGKAGASLVRDALDNLDGYLAVSQLGITLSSLGLGWVGEPAVAALIEPILGSYLPEGSVHLVAFALGFGFITFLHVVFGELAPKTFAIQEATRISLLVAPLMKFFYYVFMPGIIVFNGTANQFTRLFGVSPASEGEETHSEEEIRMILARSEETGRIDLEEVEMIESVFELGDTVAREIMVPRPDVETIRASMPLAELRTVAARGRFTRYLVLEDDGDQVVGFVHVKDLLRADEQEADESLTAGDLAREVLAVPETRRIDEILTDFQARGEGQMAVVIDEWGVFEGIVTIEDVLEEIVGDIRDEFDAPTDEPSIEQRSEGVYVVDGGVPVQHVNDRLNTAFESDDVETIGGFVFSHLGHVPEVGDEVEQDGCLLRVEATEDARIEQLSIRRGESDANRETDGDDPDGTDDDDSDDGRADDDGSGADGAGT